TATTGAGGCTCATATCCTGGTGGTTTTATCGCAGCTGGATACTCCCCCCTCGCCAAACCTTGACCCATCGGGGCAAAGGTTGAACCGTTTGACTTAAATTCAGCTGCTCTCGAATTTACTGAAGAATTTGAGCACCAGGAGTTTTCCCATGAATTCAACCTGTCTgtaatttctttatttgaaattagaaCTTCTCTAACCAATTGAGACAATCGATTTATTGATGCAGCAGTTTCttcgttaatttttctttgattagATGACGATTGACGTATTTGCTGCATATTATTGTCTAATTGGTTGAATAATCGTTGCGTTTCTGATGGAATATCGCCTCCGAATTGATGTATTCCGCCACTATTTTCAAATCGATCATTTATTGCTTCCTTTTGCCAAAGTACTTGCCTATGAATGTCCTGGGCCTGCGTACTGGGTGGAAAATCCGATCCATCAGCGGCTATGAACAATTCATGGCTACCTCTATTTAAAATTGGAGTTAATGAATTAGTCTTACTTCTTGAAGTCACCCAAGGTGTTGTTCTCGTTGATGTTGAAAATGTAAGCACTGTTGATGATGTAAGTGATGCACTTGAGTTGGGTGTGTTTGTCAAGCAGCTGCAATCGTTTCCTGCTGACAACCGACGCGTCTTCATGACTCCAATATTGTCTAAATCTTGTAATTGAGTAAACATTTTGATGTTTACAATGtttgacaatttataaatttaaaacaaaaattttttcaactcaaaAGAATGTTGATCGTTTAAGTATGACAAATCTTAATCTttcgatataaattttaagtccaAAGAAACttaatctttttgtttttcgatTTTATGTCCGAGGATTATTCTAAATATAGAATTATGACGTGTCCCAAAATTAAGTGAAGTCTAAGCCAACGACTACTTTACTTAATCATATTTTCCGTGATAATTATCCTAAATATTTCTAGTTTTATAttagttatcattattttgtaaaattacatttttccacgaaattttctttaccgccaaaatatttttcatataaaactttttccACGATGACcacactttttcaaaattaatttttagcaccaatttttgacttaataaaatttttctcaaacaCTCAAAATTTTGCTTTTTCTTTCCGCACAACCATCCACTTTATttgccaattataattaaactccTCAACCTTACTcttacaaatttttacgggGGTTTTTCAAAGTTGGGCGCCAAATATAACAGGGCTAtgctgctactctggtcgtcctttttaagggcgccactggaagtaataacggcctcccagagccggatcttagatcatcagggtcgttgtaaattaattaatttgtaagagaaggaagaggaaggataatttataattattaacactttatttaaataataatttttaccttTATTTGTATGACTTTATAAACCTTTTATACCTTGTAACACTTATAAACCTTATTACTAccgtcaactacctttgacgttttaaaacttatttaagccaactacctttggctataacacacacacactcacactaaGTCCCCTGGACTATAATACACACACTCGACTTAAGTAAACCTTAACAATCGTCCACGCGGTCACCAAGACCCTCTACGTGGCTAAaaccttatttttattttcacgcggtcccctggaccctctacgCGACTTTTACCTTAACAATTAATTCATTCACGCggtcccctggaccctctacgtgaTCTAAAACCTTTACAATAATTCACGCGGTCACCTTGACCCTCAACGTGATTTTACCACTAACAATTTTACTATCACTAACACTGTTTTCACTTTTAACCCACACATTCTTTTAACAATTTTCCTTTGACCAATATTAAAATCCTCCAATTCAATTCAccgtttaaaattacaaatcaattaatatacaACCAATTAACCGTCCttcattaacaataaaattaattaattaaaatttagtttaaagatattattattaattaattaatttttaatcaactgtctcactattacttttatttccattttcattttatctgtaaccacaataaatttacgtcaGAATTTCCAATACCACATTTACCCGATCCTCCAAAGTATGCGTCACTGACTACTTTTGACTTTCCTTGATTCTTTTCTGTTCCGTTCAGACActtgattttcttttattgttattaacttaaattacgataatttattaattactattatttaataatgttaattattgattaattaaattttatctcagaCCTTTCGTGTCTGTTAACTTTGTCTTATTCAGTTATTTAACGGtctctttataaatttaaattatttattttaattaatttacttaattttatttatttattttaattaattacttttatttaacgcGGACTCGACCACGAAATTTCTGGCTTGTGTTGTCACACAATAGGCCTAGAATTTTCTACGACGCAATAATTCCGGCAATGGCCTGGAATTATGAACGACACCCTGGATTCGGCTGAAGGGCCTGGATCTGGTTAGACAAACGTCtggcttaaattaattttaacaaaatttacactAATTAATCTATTACGGGCCTAGACGCGGATTTACCCGACGAACGACTAAGTATTTACGTgagttaaattaatattctggCTTGGGCCTAgaacaattaatttcattaatacctgattttatttttgatgttttccgGTAGCTTTGTCTCCGTCTGGTGGTTCGTCTCGTCAGGTTCCTTTGGCTCTCCGTCTTGTTCGTCAAAGTTCCAAATTTACTTGTACTCTACTGCGTTAATTCAGCGTCTCCATCCTCGGTGATCTGTCCAGTTGTATGTGTAGGTCTTGATGGCTACCCGGCCCTGCCGGTTCTGCCTTTGTACGTCTTGACGGTTAGCCGGCCCTGCCGGTTCTGTGTTTTTACGTCTTGATAGCTTCCCGGCCCTGCCGGTTCTGTGTTTCCTCTGCTGCTGTCTTgcgtttttaataattttgctcGAGTATCTTCGGTGGCTATCGGAAAACCACTCCTCTACTAATTTATGATTGGGCCTAGCGTAAGAGTATTTTCAATCAGCGCGCCCGGCGACAAGTCGAAAAACTCATTAAATTGCTCGTTTGGGGTTGCGGGCAGGGTAAATGACCATCAGCGAAAAATCGCGATTTTGgtcaataaaataactcaATTTTCCCTGTTACAAACTTGTAGGAAGGTGAGAAAAGAAGCCTGTTCAAAgcggagctcttaatattaatatttagaggtgcctatttctaattttccatttcccatttaaataacatgggaaaaaatttttttttttttttaatttttctagctcggcatttgcacctcatataaataagttcataaaatattcttgtagagaatttaacgctctacaaaaaaagtttcctaTCATTTTCTGATAAATCCGtttattcgaaagttattggagctggaagtcaaatctataataaatttccagatcttgTAAcatttccagcaaaactatcagacttatcaaaaaatgtcatagcaCTCTtcttgtagacaattttattccctagaaattatttgaaatgaagtttatataaattccgcattgttttctagttattttattttaatgttaagaTTTCAGAATAGattggtatgggaatagttcccataatatcataaaaattgttttttgcaaaatagtgtagaaatttccctcaTGATATGAAGAGATTCAAATCAAGTTTAATCGAcgttaaatttgtaaaaaaaaaaaaattgttgttaaaaattttaatgtttttggcAAATACGAATTCTTTTTTCAATCATTGaatgtttgtttttatatttaataatatttctgtgtattgtagaagtgattaccacacttttcgttaaattaatttttttcatgatagtatgggaaccattcctataatgttatgggcagcattcccataattataggaactgctcccataatttatggtcataattcctatgttggtataggaaaaacttttatagaattatgggaaccatttccataattttctttccatgTAGATACTACAATTCAGACtgttcatttaataattttaatgatattttctatcataaaattcagtttaaaaattgtactatCACTCGATGAtaacttttaccataaaattctctCCGTTTAATATTCATCGTATTTTGTCAAAATGCAATATATCTCCGCAccaaaaatattgtttgtgatgggttttttttttttttttttatcaaatttcttaccaactttaattttcagttttttcaattaatcttATTCGTAAATTGTTACGCTTTGATAAATTGCTATTTCTGAACTCAGAGCAATTAAATTCTCTTAACTTATCATAACGGTTATATTCTGTAGTTTAATGTCTGTATTAAacagttgacagaataaaatcAGTTCCAAGACGTACGTTGGGCTAAAGTTCAGTTTTTGGCTCAATTACggctgtaaataatttttgacgaGTTCTTTGTTCGGTTACACCAACgatgaaattaatattacacacatttattgttattaaagtactgaatttttttttaataacgatAAATTCATATGTAATATCACCCCACGAAACGACAATAGATAGAGAGCTTGATCcaacaaattattttgaaccGGGACAACCAATTAATATAACTCGAAGGTCATTGGCTGTCAAAGAGAGAAGATTCCTATGGGACGACGGTATTATTCCGTATGAATTCAAAGACATATTCAATGGAAAACAACGGAAATTATTTAAGAGAGCAATGAGACACTGGGAACAATCGACTTgcataaaatttgttgaaagaaTTAAAGACGCTCGtggtaattatttactgtTCACTAAATTAGACTGTGGGTAAGTTGACGATTTTTggtagaaataaaataaaaattatacgaTAGTAAGTACacagaaagaaaattatgggaacttttgctatgcaatatggaaatagttcccataatggtataggaattgtacccatactattttagggatggttcccataatgtatgggaatagttcccaaaccattatgggaactattcctataatattatgggaattgttcctatactattatagaaaccattccTATTAATATAGGAACGGTTCCTATAAAATATAGGGTTCATTCCTATATATTATAGAAacaattcttataaattataggaattattCCTACCCGAGTAGAATTAAAACTCATAGGTGGCCAGCCCGTAGCTAACAGATTTTAGTTATACCTCATCACTGCCTAATAGAATTGGCCAGCCATAACCTCACTATGTAACGCCATCTTAGCCGATGGCTGACTGATCAAAACAAGCCAGTAGATAGATTCAAACATATATCCAATAGCTAGGTTAAAACAATGAGGTAGTAAGTGTGCAATTATAAATAGCTAATCGCTGGCTAAAAAAATGAGCTAATGACAAGATATGAAAAGTAGCCAGTGGCtagctaaaaaatatgagttcaCAATGActcgaaaattgaaaaaaaaaaaaaatttttttttgttttttttacactggCTTTACAATTGGtatttagattaattttattatgagtTTATCATCGAATTAATCGTGATGTCCAGTTGGTCGGTGACAGGAGTTGAACCCGGATCCTTGGGATGATGAGTCTCGCGTGTTATCCACTGGGCTGCTACTGCTCGTTGGAATCGACTACAATTTGATGATCCATGTATGTTTTATACAGTGCTATCTGTAACTAATAGTGACTAGACAACTATAAGATACTGGTGaggtgaaatttattttttaagcagcTCCATCTGTAACTAATAATTACTGGACACCCATTAGATACTGGTgagttacatttatatttttatgcagCGCCACCTGTAACTATTAGCGACAAGATAACCATGAGATATGGGCGaggtgaattttattttttatacagttCCATCTGTAACTAATGTTAACTAGACAACCATGAGATACTGATGAGTTgcagttatatttttatgtagcgCCACCTGTAACTATTAGCGACAAGATAACTATGAGATACTGATGAGGTAAATTTCAGTTTTTGTACAGCTTCATCTGTAACCAATTTTCGTTGGATAACCATGAGATACTGGTGAGTTCTAGTTACATTTTTATGTAGCGTCGTCTATACTTATTTGAGGTTAggttgatttattattatttactaagtTGATGCTTATTAAGCTGAGTATAAATTGgttacaatattattttaccttCTAACTAATGGATCGTAAAATTTcgtgagattaaaaaaaattttttgttccaaAAAGGTTTTTCTCGCTcccagaaaattttcatttttatttcatgatgtaaaatttttcctagGACAATTGAAAACTTTCTgcgtcaagaaatcctttttttctgtctaaAACAATAAGTATTATCTAGATAAAAACCAATAACAAATcagtaaattcttttttttatagcacCATCCGTAAATAATAAGTAGTGACCAGCCAGGAGTTTACAGTTAGCCAtcttttgaattgaaaattttgctatctataaataatcattttgaaCCAGCTGTGAGGTAATGATTAGTCAGTGTTACATTTCTATAGAGCGCCATTTGTAAATCATAGATAATGGCCAGCTATCAGTTTGTAGTGAGTCGTCTTTTGACTTGAAAACGACgccatctataaataattattttgagctACCTGTGAGGTAATGATTAGTCAGCGTTAGATTTCTATAGAGCGCCATTTCTAAATCATAGATAATGGCCAGCTATCAGTTTGTAGTGAGTCGTCTTTTGACTTGAAAACGACgccatctataaataattattttgagctAGCTGTGAGGCACTAGTGAGTCAAGATTTCATTCTTGTACAGCGCcatctgtaaataataaatattgttcacTCACGAGATATCGATgagctaaaaatattcttgaaacaaaaattagcCAACGGTGAGCTCGTTATTAGCTAAATCTGCTAGCTAGTAATGGTGAGCTAGTGACTGGCTCTAAACTCATCTTCATTAGCCAGAATTCTACTCGggtataattataggaactgctcccgTAATTTATGGTGataattcctatgttggtataggaaaaaattttatagaattgtGGGAACCgttaccataattttctttccttgtaattatgaataaacTGAAATTATCAGATGCTGTTCATTGGTCGGCAAACGAGGCCATGGAATACAGTATATTAGTCTAGCTAATGGATGTGATATATTTGGAACGGTTGTTCACGAATTGGGTCATGCAATAGGTTTTTTTCATGAACATAACCGTCCAGATCGTGATGATTATATTGAAATATATCAAGCTGTCATTGAAAAAGGTAATATTTGAGCACCTatatatgcatacatacattagttaatgaataatattcattgaagaaataaatatattgctGGTTCGTACGCCATCCTGTAGGTGATGaacacaattttaaaaaattcaacgcGAGGACTGTACATACTTTGGATCAGCCTTATGATTATCTTTCAATAATGCATTACCCACCAGCCGAAATAACGAACGCCGGAAATATCAATGTCATTgtaccgaaaaaaaaagttgatgggCGAACACCGGAAATTGGTCAAAGAAAAGGAATCAGTCGAGGTGATATTGCTGCAACAAATTTACTGTACAATTGTCCAAGTTTgtatttttgttgtttaatatttttttctgcatttttttgataaaaacactttacctttcaaataattttggtAAATCGCAAATTAGTGAACTAATAACAGGAGCataatttgaaaatgtaaagttttgaatttatcTGCGATAGTACTGCttgataattgttttgtatttttgctTGGTGAGTAGGATGTGGAGGTACATTATTAGAAGCTAAGGGCATTTTCAGTCCACCATCAAAACTAAATGATTCGGAGGTAGATTTCGAATATTGTCAGTGGACAATCAGGGCTGCTCAAGGCGAAAGAATTAAACTCGTCATCGCACTATTAGATATTCGCAAAACTCCTAATTGTTCTACTGATTATTTGGAGATTCGGAATGGCTACCAGGCTGATAGTACTGCCTTAGGTCCGTTTTTGACAGTATTCAGTAGAAATAATATCAATCTTTGTTACAATTAAATACGTAATCTGTTCAATTTAGGTCGCTACTGTGAAGATGTTGGATCGGCCACTATAATTGCGAGTAATTTTGTAACCGTAAAATTCGCGAGATCTCAATTAGAAAACAATCGTCCGGGGTTTATATTGGAATACGAGGCTATTTGCGGCGGTGATATTCATTTAGAAAGTAATGATACTTATTACTTAGAATCACCAAATTACCCAGAGTCCTACAAACCGTATAAACAGTGCCATTGGAACATCAAGGCTCCTTACAAGCATTATATAGTAATTGAATTTGATTACTTTGAACTTGAAGAAAGTAAAGGttgtaaaaatgattttgtaaAAGTACAAGAGGGTAGAAATGAAAATGCGCCAATTATTGGAAAGTACTGCGGTAAAAACGACTACTTGGAAGTAGCTTCTCGGATGAAAAGAATTTTTCTGACGTTTGTTACCGATGGATCGAAAGAAGCGGGAGGTTTTTCCGCTGCCATTTCTACAAAACtcattgataataatgatccaacttcttaaataattttcaaatattaaactcTATTTATTAGCAATAAGTTCATCAATTTTTGGTTGTTTGTAATATAACCTTCcgattgattaataaattttaaaaataagtttatcgAGAAAGTTCATTGCTCTCTTTACtgttaaatgtatttatactttattttacaaaaggCCCACTACTTTATCATTACGCGCCTAATGATAGTGACAATACCTCTTAAACTTATAAAGACTCGTAGATAAGGACCtcttttgtagaaaatttaattttctacaacaaagttaaattcaaaataaaaaaaaaaaaaattattatgtcaAAGAcgcaattgataaaatttaatatgatattcctataatttaatttaaaaattttaattacagtgtaataatagAAAACCTTGTTGTGAAGGATGCTATTGCTATATGAATAAAAGGTGGGAGCGATATTGTCGCcaaaaatgataaatcattcCATCTAGAAACTTGCGGActtaaagaaattaataattttatttaataaatttttttcttgtagtaaaataatgaaagacGCAGAAATAAAAACCTTTTATAGCAAAATACCCAGACTACATGAAAACTGTTTAAATTGAAgcagttttataatttttatattacaaaacaatttcagctattaatattgatttaaaatgtgttttgaaattatcTGATGTTTTTGTGAATTATAACTACGTAGAACAAACAATTAACTCGAAAAGAACGAtcgaaaatcgataaaattttcGTGCAAATTTCGTGTGAAAATATTCAGTAGTTTTTGCGTGATgggcgttaaaaaaaatacctattattttatagatatagatagaactattaatttatatattttcataaataaaaagagtttgtatattgacaaaaaatttatgaaaaaaaaaaattgttttatttattaatgaaaaagtaaaggtaaataattgtgaaaattgatatttgctcgatttatttattgacttcTGTAAATTAGTGATATTTTCTTCTCAAACAAATAAGTAGCCATACATTAAGAATactttttctatttataaataaaaaaaaaggtattttaaagaaacaaaataaaaaaaaatttttttttttatgatgaatTAATGAAGATGCTgatatatacatttaattataattacatatcaTACAATATAATACAAATATCAATCACTCATGATGTGGTGCATAAAATGATCACTGTGCACGAttaatacataatttttaaataatatcaattcgTTCAATTTAGTCAAGtaagagacctagtacccgatcaggaaactagtacccaatcactcatgtatttgtatatctgcATTTACTAGGGGGTGTGCAAAGAGTTCGAACTTACGAATTATTTGCATCGAATCGAATCGAGATATTCGCACTCAGATTCTTTGAATTATTCATACATTCTctaattattcgaaaatttacaaataattccaaaaattttttttttgaatcacttaaaattgcaatattttttctaataattcaaactttttCAGAGGTAAATAGAACTTGAACatgaatctacaaaaaaattattattggttACTTTAAAAACTGAGCTCttcgtttaataaaaattgaatatttgaaagctgatcaaaattttctcgatttgaatcgaataatttaaaagttagtaAATAGTAgtatataattcaaaaactttcgcATAATTCgaaaagatttgaataataCGAAGATTCGGATTATTCGAAAAgttacgaataattcaaaaattcaattcgaAATTCGAATCGCACACcccttatatttattagatctaccaaatatagatatacaaatacacgGAATAGTcaagtactagttccctgattcGGTACTAGATATTTTACCTCATAACATAGTtaatatacttaaaatttatttcaaacttaaatgtacacaaaaaaaaaggatttcttggcgcaagcaaaaattttgtattgcgAAATGGaaacaattttcttaggactagaaaaaatttcttggcgtaagaaaatttttagtctttccaagaaaattttcgttttcaactCATAATGCAAATAATTTCTCAGagcaagtgaaaattttcttagaacgactaaaattttttgcgtcaagaaaaccgttttttctgtgtagatatttttggaaataataattaattgtttctacatatataatttttctaaaatttaatttatattaattattcatttgatGATAATtcataatatcaattaaatatcattAGCTTTTccactattttttaataatattcaaaatattgttacaataaataaataaataataataatgatattttaattgttaatctATAAGGTACTCTATGTCACAAATCACAAattcattaacattttttttttttttgattaaaataaggTTCATTgctatttgtttttaaatttcaatttactttttctttcaatttatttaaattaattattcaaataattattttcttaaactatatacataataaTGACCatggaatatttttgaattctaaaagcgatgattaatttttttttgtttcaataaataaataaataattttattaactatattgcttgttttttttaatttggtaGATTAAtgagagaaaattttattttttaatttaatttaattactgacCGGCAGAAATATATTGTCtaatataattgttttttttttgtttttggcaagataaagaataaaaaaataaacaatgtccataaataaaattcaacagctttaaattaaatagtaaataaatagattttaaaaattgtctatcaaaatataatacaaattaaaaataaaatattcagaaAAATTGTAATGCACAacactatttatatttaattttgatggaatgataaaaaaaattttacttaaataattaaatatcttttttCTATTGTTATTGTTGGAGTTGTTGTAAAAGTGGACAAACTTCAACCAATGGTGTACCGAGTACTTCTTGACATACTTGATTTATATCCGGTTCCATCATTAACGAAGAAATTTGATCTTCTGATAACATTTCCAcactaagaaaaataaaattaatttaatgtagACTTTCCTGATTAAAACTGATTGAAACTCAATCGGATTTCTATCAGATTCAATCGGGAACAAACATTCAATAAGAATTGCTCGGGAACGTTCCAAGTATCCGACTGAATTTCAATTGGATttaatcggaaaaaaatatttcttagttTCCGATTCgatctgattgaaatttttgaatcggaaaataagaaattttatttttcgattaaaatttttgaatctgatttaattggaaaataataagttttttttctgatttctGATTACTTTTCAATCGGATTCATTCGGAACTTTCCGATTAAATTCCATTAGAATTTTCCAATaggattcaatcggagttttgaTTAAGCGtttactgttaaaaatttttcttaagatttataattatattgcgTTGCAAAGGATGAAATAAGATGATTTTAGA
This sequence is a window from Microplitis mediator isolate UGA2020A chromosome 3, iyMicMedi2.1, whole genome shotgun sequence. Protein-coding genes within it:
- the LOC130664809 gene encoding dorsal-ventral patterning protein tolloid-like isoform X2, coding for MHYPPAEITNAGNINVIVPKKKVDGRTPEIGQRKGISRGCGGTLLEAKGIFSPPSKLNDSEVDFEYCQWTIRAAQGERIKLVIALLDIRKTPNCSTDYLEIRNGYQADSTALGRYCEDVGSATIIASNFVTVKFARSQLENNRPGFILEYEAICGGDIHLESNDTYYLESPNYPESYKPYKQCHWNIKAPYKHYIVIEFDYFELEESKGCKNDFVKVQEGRNENAPIIGKYCGKNDYLEVASRMKRIFLTFVTDGSKEAGGFSAAISTKLIDNNDPTS
- the LOC130664809 gene encoding protein tolkin-like isoform X1; translation: MHYPPAEITNAGNINVIVPKKKVDGRTPEIGQRKGISRGDIAATNLLYNCPRCGGTLLEAKGIFSPPSKLNDSEVDFEYCQWTIRAAQGERIKLVIALLDIRKTPNCSTDYLEIRNGYQADSTALGRYCEDVGSATIIASNFVTVKFARSQLENNRPGFILEYEAICGGDIHLESNDTYYLESPNYPESYKPYKQCHWNIKAPYKHYIVIEFDYFELEESKGCKNDFVKVQEGRNENAPIIGKYCGKNDYLEVASRMKRIFLTFVTDGSKEAGGFSAAISTKLIDNNDPTS